The DNA sequence TGGCCCAGCCGGGAAGTGTTTTCCCTTCCTGCTTATGAAAAACAGGATAATGATTATTCCCGGCCGGCCAATGGTATTCACTACATAGGCGAGGATGAAATCGTATCCGAGGCGGTCACCTATGAGCTGGCCACCCTCAAAGCCAAAGAAGCTGGCGATACAGCCCGCAAAGAAGGCAAGGATACGGCATATGCCCAACTGGTGAATGCCGGGGCAATCAGTCAGGATGCACTTTCAGCCATGACCCGGTTGGCAGGGGAGACCCCTTTGGTGATACAGGCGGATACTCTGACTAAGGATAAAAAAGCGGTGGATGTGCGGCTGAACCTGTCACCTGCACTTTCAGTCAAAGCGCTCAATTTGCGGGCCACTACCAATTCTTTGCAGGCAGATGGCGTCAAGGATGCCTTTACCAAAAAGTACGACAACTGGGCGATGGTGATCTGCCTTGGCCAGAGAGAAGACTTTGGGCAGACTGTGGAAGTGGCGGTTAAAAACAAGCTGGCAAGTGTTAAAGCCGAATCCATGTATTTCTATACCTTTAATTCAACCACCGGCCAATGTGTCCAGCTGGAAAATACCGGCGCATGGCTGGATTCCAACGGCTATCTTCACTTCAACACAACAGCGGGCGGCAATCTAGTTGTTTCTGATGGGGCTCTGCGCAGCAAATAGCCTGACAGCAATCCACATTGATGACTATTTAATATGATTTTAACAAGGCACATCGATATCATTAGGATATCGATGTGCCTTGTTTGCGTGCAGAGCCGCTGAATATGGCTCTAAAATTGCACTTCATGAAAAGCATAAAGATTAGACAAGATACCGGCGCTTGAGAGATTAACGCTAATAACCTGCTTTTAATGTCCCAATACTATCCATAATCACGTTTGGTTCTATTTCAAACACTGTTTTTTGGAGATAATCCTCTCCGTGCTGGATTTTGGCCATATCCAATTGACGCTTTATATTGAAAAGATCCACATTCTCTTGCTGCATTCTGGTAAACATCTTTTGCGCGGAGAGGGAAATCTTTTTTTCAACACTTTCTTCCATCAGGCGGATCACTTCATCGTCGGGGTTGAGATAGTCTTGTGCCTCTTCCAATGCCACACGAAGTGTTACCTTGATTTTATATTTAAACAGGTCACCTTCCTGCACAACACGGTAAGAGTATTTATTGTTTAAGAGCACAAGCCCTATCGTTTTATCAGGAACCTGCGGATTGGAGGCGACGATCACACCGGTAGAGGCTTTTCGAAAAAGGAGGTGATAAATATCCAGCTCTTCCTGTGTCAGCTCTGCCACCATCTTGTCATCAAGAAAGATTGCCGCTCCGTCAATAATGACATAGGGCTCAAAAATCGGATCGCCGGAGTCTTGCTCTTTGGAACTATCGCTTTTCTTTGAGCCTTTACTGCTTTTTTGGCCGGAATCCTGCGATTGCTGTTGGCCCTGATCTTCACTGGATTCCTGGGAAGATTGGTCCAGGCCTGCCTGTTCTTCCACAGTCACCAGCTTGATAATGGGAAGAATATTTACGCCGCTGCCTATATTCATATCCAAAAGAAAGTCATATACATGGCAGGTAATGGTATGCAGAGACTTGTTCTGGGTATTCATCATCTCATACAGATACAGCCCCATAAACTTCTCATCCGTTTCTTCACGCTTGATGAATTCCGCAGCATCCCCATCCAATACAATTAAATACATCCGTAGGGATACCTTCTGATCCCGGTCAAAACAATCCAGATAGTCCTTTATGCCGTCCCGCGCAATATCTTTGGTCATTACATAAGCTTTTGCGCCCGCATATTCCAAGGGGAGATTTACACCATTCCGAATACCCTTGACAGCCTCGATAAAGCTGTCTCCTTTGCCAAAAAGAACAATACGCTTTTCCCTGCCTGCTTTTTCTCCTTCGCCTCTATAGGCTTTGAAGGCTTCACCATACAGATAGAACTCTCCATCCTTTTTATCCATGACACCCATGGTGTAAAACAGCAGCCGGTTCATATCCTTGTAGCTAAAGCACCCGACCATCAGACAAAGAGACATAAGCAGGGCTATTGAAATTAGAACCCTTTTTTTCATTCATCGATCCTCCTTTAAAGGAGGCCCTGCCTGCTTGCCCTTTGTTCCTTTAATAAAGATATCCTGATATTTAAAGGTTTTTTCTGTTCCAAAAGGGTACAAATAGGGGTAACCGCAGCTGGTGAGCCCTGCCAAGTGAGAAATGAAAAGCACACCGCCCATATAAAAACCCGGCAAACCCAGCATGGAAGAAAACAATACAATGCACAGGCTCCATAGGAAGATCGATCCATGCATAACAGGGATCAGATAAGATGCAATGGAAGTGATGGCAACCACAACAACGGTGATCTGCGAAGCAAGCCCGGAGGTGACAGCAGCATCCCCGAGAATCAGAGCGCCGACTATGCTCAGGGTAGGGCCAATGGGCTGAGGCAATCGAACGCCGGCTTCACGGATAATTTGAAAAAACAGCACCATATAAAGCAGCTCAATAACAGTGGGAACCGGCACACCGGCACGGAAGAGGGCCAGCCGGTAGAGAAAAATATTCGGCACCAGCTTAAAATGATAAGTAACCAGCGCCAGATAAAGGCCGGGCACAAAAAGAGCCATAAAAAAAGAAATCCACCGAAAAAGCCTGCCCATATTTGCCATAACGGGGTTGAGGGTGTAATCATCTGTTGTTTGAAAAGCCTCAATAAAAAAATTAGGGGCGGTTATCACAAATGGATTCCCGTCCAATAATATTAAAATGCGGCCCTCCACCAGTTTTGAGGAAGCCACATCCGGTTTCTCGGTATAGCCAATGGTATCAAAAGAGGTAGTCTTACATTTTAAGGCATTCTCTAATCTGGTGGGATAGAACACATAATCTTCTCGGATCAGATTGATTTTTTCTCTGGCATAGGCGATCAGCTTATCGGGGGTTGTACCTTTTATATAAACTAAAACAGCTTCTGTTTTGCTCTGCTCGCCCAGAGAGTAACGCTCCATTTTTAAGAGTGGGCTTTTGATTCTCCGGCGGATTTCTGAGATGTTGATGTTGATATCTTCTGAAAAGCCTTCACGAGGCCCTTTGATAACCGTTTCTGTCTGTGGAATTTCCACAGAGCGCCTCTCGTATTTTTTCATATCACAGGTCAAGATTGCCTCGTGATTATGAAACACAACCAGTACCTGCCCGCTTAGCACAGAAGAAATTGCAGTATCCAGATCCCGTGTTTCCACCACCATGCCGGCTTGAATAATACTCCCGGCAATGGTTCTGAGGGAATGCAGGCGGTTGAGCTTGTTATAGAGGGGGCGGATGATAAATTCTGATATCTGCCTGGAATCACACATGGACTGGACATAAACTAAAGTAACCCTAACAGAGCGGCAAAGCAGCTCACGGTATTGAACATCATAGATATACTCCAGCTCTTTTTTGAGCTGTTCGAGACAAAGGGCTGAACCATTATTTTCCACCATTATATCACCTCTGTATATTTTTCTGCCAATTGCACTATATTATACTTATAATAAAATGGTAAATGCCCTTGGCATTTTTGGAAGAAAGGATACAAATGGATAGATTTACACCTAAGCATTTTATATTTTTGATGATGGCAACCGGTATTGTATCCTTAAAGACCTATCCCATCGTTTTTATTGGGGGGGCTGGGCGGGATAGCTGGGTTGCTGTTATTATATCTTCAATACTGATTTTTCTTTATTTCCTTTTTGCAGCCAAAACCATGAATTTGGTGCCGGAGAATAATTTTCTGGATGTTTACCAAAAAGCAGTGGGGAAAAAGGCCGCTGTTTTTTTATTGGCGATTTTCTTTTTGACCGTTTTAATGACACTGGTGGAATCTGCCGCCATTGAAGCAGACAGCATGCATCAAAGCATCCTCCTTGAAACACCCGAGTGGTATTTTATATTGTTTTTTGCCATTCCGGCTATCTATGTTGTCTGTAAGGACCTAGTGGCCATTATGATCATTACCATCATTGGGATTTCGTTTATTATGGTGGCAGGAATTCATCTTGGAATGCTCACTACACAGCAGAAAACCTTTCAGGATTTGTTTCCTGTATTTTATGATGGGCTCACTGTTGATTTTATTCTCTCCATTTTTAAATCCTTGGGTTTATATGGCTTTTTGACCATAACGCTGCCCTATATGCAGTATATTTCCACCAAGCGGATTTCTCTGACAAAATATGTGATCATTGGGCTGATCTTTATTATTCAAATGCAGATTGTATCCATCACCGGCATTTTTATGACCTTTAGCCCAGAAACAGCCTCATCCTATTATTACCCCAAGCTGATTCAAACGCATTTGGTCAGCTATTTTGAAATTCTGGAATTTGGTGAGCTTTATGTTATGCTCCAAATACTGTGCGGCTGGTTCTTAAAATATCTGATCTCCTATAACTGTATTCTTATTCTCATAAAGTTTTTCAATATCAAGAAGAAAATGCTGCATATTTTAACCTATGCTATATCCATTGTTGTTCTGGTGCTTTCTTATTTTGTTACCAAAAATTCAATTCGTCTTTTCAATCTCTTGGAATATGTACCATGGATCAGTTTAGTCAACTTCATTGTAATTCCGACAATTGTTTTTACTTTATACCGCATTCGGCTTAAGAACCATCCCCAACCACAGGCACAGGCTTAACGCTGGTAGTTGGGCTGTCTGGCTTGCAAGAGTCATGTAAAAATCACCTCATAAACCTATGAACCGCACCCCAATTGTTAGACAGTATACCAAACTGTCTAACAATTGGGGTGCAGTTCATCCCTGCCTGTTCTTTTTTATGAGGTGACAATATGATTTTTCAGCGCTTTTACCGCAATGGCCGATGGCACAAGCCTACCAATCTACTGTCATATAAAGATTTCCTCAAGTGTAAGGCTCAAATAAAACAGCATAAGTTACAAAAGGATATACCTGGCTCAAGACTGGAAAAAATAATAAAGAAAATGTAACCGCTATTTACTCCTTCAGCACGCCGATCTGCTTCGGCCGGAGGGACACAGGCGGTTACACACTTTTAAGGCGCTTGAGAAATCAGAGCGCCTTTTTTCTGTTCTACTGTAACCTGTTTTTCATGGCCAACGCCTGGCATCGATGCCACACAGAGGTTACAACTAAAATATTGGAGGGCAACTAAATGGACCACAATCACACATCGTTTATCAAAATATATCACAGCGTATGGGATCAGAGACTAGAACCAGGCGCATTCAGGGCATACTGCGCCATTCTGCGCTTTATGAATAGTTCAACAGGTTATGCCAATGTAAACTTTTCCAAGCTGGCAGCGGCTGTCAGCATGTCGGAGAGGAGCCTGCGGGATAAGGTTGGTCAGCTGGAGGCCAAGGGTCTGATTCGGGTAACCAAGAAATATTATCAGGGCCACAGGCTTGCCAATGGCTACATTGTATCCAGACAGTACGGCGGCTTTACAAAGGTGCCTGTAAGCGCCCTGAATACCCCTGTAACAGCGTTTGGGTTTAAGCTCTATGCATATCTCCTGAAATGCTCCGATCTAAAAGGAAAGGCATTTCCCAGTCTAAGAAATATACGGGAC is a window from the Oscillospiraceae bacterium MB08-C2-2 genome containing:
- a CDS encoding endospore germination permease yields the protein MDRFTPKHFIFLMMATGIVSLKTYPIVFIGGAGRDSWVAVIISSILIFLYFLFAAKTMNLVPENNFLDVYQKAVGKKAAVFLLAIFFLTVLMTLVESAAIEADSMHQSILLETPEWYFILFFAIPAIYVVCKDLVAIMIITIIGISFIMVAGIHLGMLTTQQKTFQDLFPVFYDGLTVDFILSIFKSLGLYGFLTITLPYMQYISTKRISLTKYVIIGLIFIIQMQIVSITGIFMTFSPETASSYYYPKLIQTHLVSYFEILEFGELYVMLQILCGWFLKYLISYNCILILIKFFNIKKKMLHILTYAISIVVLVLSYFVTKNSIRLFNLLEYVPWISLVNFIVIPTIVFTLYRIRLKNHPQPQAQA
- a CDS encoding Ger(x)C family spore germination protein; amino-acid sequence: MKKRVLISIALLMSLCLMVGCFSYKDMNRLLFYTMGVMDKKDGEFYLYGEAFKAYRGEGEKAGREKRIVLFGKGDSFIEAVKGIRNGVNLPLEYAGAKAYVMTKDIARDGIKDYLDCFDRDQKVSLRMYLIVLDGDAAEFIKREETDEKFMGLYLYEMMNTQNKSLHTITCHVYDFLLDMNIGSGVNILPIIKLVTVEEQAGLDQSSQESSEDQGQQQSQDSGQKSSKGSKKSDSSKEQDSGDPIFEPYVIIDGAAIFLDDKMVAELTQEELDIYHLLFRKASTGVIVASNPQVPDKTIGLVLLNNKYSYRVVQEGDLFKYKIKVTLRVALEEAQDYLNPDDEVIRLMEESVEKKISLSAQKMFTRMQQENVDLFNIKRQLDMAKIQHGEDYLQKTVFEIEPNVIMDSIGTLKAGY
- a CDS encoding spore germination protein, encoding MVENNGSALCLEQLKKELEYIYDVQYRELLCRSVRVTLVYVQSMCDSRQISEFIIRPLYNKLNRLHSLRTIAGSIIQAGMVVETRDLDTAISSVLSGQVLVVFHNHEAILTCDMKKYERRSVEIPQTETVIKGPREGFSEDININISEIRRRIKSPLLKMERYSLGEQSKTEAVLVYIKGTTPDKLIAYAREKINLIREDYVFYPTRLENALKCKTTSFDTIGYTEKPDVASSKLVEGRILILLDGNPFVITAPNFFIEAFQTTDDYTLNPVMANMGRLFRWISFFMALFVPGLYLALVTYHFKLVPNIFLYRLALFRAGVPVPTVIELLYMVLFFQIIREAGVRLPQPIGPTLSIVGALILGDAAVTSGLASQITVVVVAITSIASYLIPVMHGSIFLWSLCIVLFSSMLGLPGFYMGGVLFISHLAGLTSCGYPYLYPFGTEKTFKYQDIFIKGTKGKQAGPPLKEDR